Proteins found in one Canis lupus baileyi chromosome 18, mCanLup2.hap1, whole genome shotgun sequence genomic segment:
- the RNF148 gene encoding RING finger protein 148, with protein sequence MSLLRITPSSVSPQLLRLSIFLLLSLPDSKGKSIWTAHLNITFQVGNRIISELGESGVFGNHSPLERVSGAVVLPEGWNQNACNPMTNFSRPEQAHSWLALIERGGCTFTHKINVAAEKGANGVIIYNYPGTGNKVFPMSHQGTENIVAVMIGNLKGMELLHLIQKGVYVTIIIEVGRMHMPWLSHYVMSLFTFLAATVAYLFLYCAWRPRVPNSSTRRRRQMKADVKKAIGQLQLRVLKEGDKELDPNEDSCVVCFDIYKPQDVVRILTCRHVFHKACIDPWLLAHRTCPMCKCDILKT encoded by the coding sequence ATGAGCCTACTTCGAATTACTCCTAGTTCTGTTTCACCTCAACTGCTGAGGCTTAGCATCTTTCTACTACTTAGCCTTCCTGACTCAAAAGGAAAATCCATTTGGACAGCCCACCTGAATATAACCTTTCAGGTGGGAAATCGGATTATATCGGAATTAGGAGAGAGTGGAGTGTTCGGGAATCATTCTCCTTTGGAAAGGGTGTCTGGTGCGGTGGTACTTCCTGAAGGATGGAATCAGAATGCTTGTAATCCCATGACCAACTTCAGCAGGCCGGAGCAGGCACACTCGTGGTTGGCCCTCATTGAACGCGGAGGCTGTACTTTCACACACAAAATCAACGTGGCAGCAGAGAAAGGAGCAAATGGGGTGATCATCTATAACTACCCAGGTACGGGCAACAAAGTGTTTCCCATGTCTCACCAGGGAACGGAAAATATAGTCGCAGTGATGATAGGCAACTTGAAAGGCATGGAACTTCTGCACTTGATTCAGAAAGGAGTCTATGTGACCATCATCATTGAAGTGGGGCGAATGCACATGCCGTGGCTGAGCCATTATGTCATGTCCCTGTTCACCTTCCTGGCTGCCACCGTGGCCTACCTTTTCTTGTACTGTGCCTGGAGACCCCGGGTGCCCAATTCTTCCACCAGGAGGCGAAGACAGATGAAAGCAGATGTGAAGAAAGCTATTGGTCAGCTTCAACTGCGAGTGCTCAAGGAAGGCGATAAGGAACTAGATCCAAATGAGGACAGTTGTGTTGTTTGCTTTGACATATACAAACCCCAAGACGTAGTACGTATTTTAACGTGCAGACATGTGTTCCATAAGGCATGCATTGACCCCTGGCTCTTAGCCCATAGGACATGCCCCATGTGCAAGTGTGACATTCTGAAAACTTAA
- the RNF133 gene encoding E3 ubiquitin-protein ligase RNF133 — MASRCGGHVRAGRPAGRVQGARSRPRVGPRPAGAAASWLMEVGVLWLLGQNCCAAGAVWTAYVNISFRVGSRLLSELGEAGVFGRSSALKRVAGVLAPPEGRAQSACQANTSFGDPPAGPWLALIARGGCTFTQKIRVAVGKGASGVIIYNFPGTGSQVFPMSHQAFEGVVVLMIGNLKGVEMLHLIQKGVRVTVLVDVGRRHIIWMNHYFVSFAIVTTATLAYFIFYHIWRLWVARIQSRRRQRLTTHLKQAFGQLQLRVLKEGDAELGASGDSCVVCFELYKPDDTVRILTCKHLFHKDCIDPWILAHGTCPMCKCDILKALGVQVDVEDGAESLQVLMSSELSAALSSGAEGTAADLPAPGGSDKGAPPQNDSQPRSGAEGAGPSPRQHDP; from the coding sequence ATGGCCAGCAGATGTGGAGGGCACGTGCGCGCGGGTCGGCCTGCGGGCCGCGTGCAGGGCGCGAGGAGTCGGCCCCGGGTCGGCCCCCGGCCCGCCGGCGCCGCGGCCTCCTGGCTCATGGAAGTCGGCGTCCTCTGGCTTCTCGGCCAGAACTGCTGCGCGGCCGGGGCCGTGTGGACCGCCTACGTGAACATCTCCTTTCGCGTCGGCTCGCGCCTGCTGTCGGAGCTGGGGGAGGCCGGGGTGTTCGGACGGAGCTCGGCCTTGAAGAGGGTGGCGGGGGTCCTGGCGCCGCCGGAGGGGAGGGCGCAGAGCGCGTGCCAGGCCAACACGAGCTTCGGCGACCCGCCGGCGGGCCCGTGGCTCGCGCTCATCGCGCGGGGCGGCTGCACCTTCACGCAGAAGATCAGGGTCGCCGTGGGGAAGGGGGCCAGCGGGGTGATCATCTACAACTTCCCGGGAACGGGCAGCCAGGTGTTCCCCATGTCTCACCAGGCGTTTGAGGGCGTCGTGGTGCTGATGATCGGGAACCTGAAGGGCGTGGAGATGCTGCACCTGATCCAGAAGGGAGTTCGCGTCACAGTCCTCGTTGACGTGGGGAGAAGGCACATCATCTGGATGAATCACTATTTCGTGTCTTTTGCGATCGTCACAACGGCTACCCTAGCGTACTTCATCTTCTACCACATCTGGAGACTCTGGGTAGCCCGGATTCAGAGCCGGAGGCGGCAGCGGCTAACCACCCACCTCAAGCAGGCCTTCGGGCAGCTGCAGCTCCGGGTCCTCAAGGAGGGGGACGCCGAGCTGGGCGCCAGCGGGGACAGCTGCGTGGTTTGCTTCGAGCTCTACAAGCCTGACGACACGGTTCGTATTCTCACGTGTAAGCACCTTTTCCACAAGGACTGCATCGACCCCTGGATCCTGGCCCACGGGACGTGTCCTATGTGCAAATGTGACATCCTCAAGGCTCTGGGCGTTCAGGTGGACGTGGAAGACGGAGCGGAGTCGTTGCAGGTTCTCATGTCGAGCGAGCTGTCTGCCGCCCTGTCCTCTGGCGCGGAGGGGACCGCCGCTGACCTCCCTGCCCCGGGCGGGTCGGACAAAGGGGCCCCTCCCCAGAACGACAGCCAGCCTCGTTCGGGAGCAGAGGGTGCGGGTCCTTCACCGCGACAGCATGACCCTTGA